A window from Mixophyes fleayi isolate aMixFle1 chromosome 12, aMixFle1.hap1, whole genome shotgun sequence encodes these proteins:
- the LOC142108284 gene encoding olfactory receptor 12D2-like: MGLANYTCVTEFFLLGLTDLTKLQVTLFVFFLMLYIINLLGNFSIMVITIMDPNLHTPMYFFLWNLSFLDICFSSVTVPKMLIDLMTPEKTISFTGCISQIHFLHFLGSTEVMLLTAMSYDRYVAIGNPLRYSNIMNTRVCRYLALSSWMTGFFHSLLQTVMTAKLPFCGPNLVKHFFCDIKPVLQLACTDTSLNLKLLTRFAGTIATTTLLLTLLSYISISKYLVKIKTAEGRKRAFSTCSAHLTVVFLLFGTVIFTYSRPSTQDSLDEDRAAAVLFTVITPTLNPIIYTLRNKDMKKSMKKFVKNLQFRLAFKKIASCIS, from the coding sequence ATGGGCTTGGCAAATTACACATGTGTCACTGAGTTTTTCTTGCTGGGCTTGACAGACCTCACAAAGCTCCAAGTGaccttgtttgtgtttttctTGATGCTTTATATAATCAACTTGTTAGGTAATTTCTCTATCATGGTCATAACCATTATGGATCCCAACCTACACACTCCCATGTATTTCTTTTTGTGGAATTTGTCATTTCTTGacatctgcttttcttctgtaaCTGTTCCAAAGATGCtcattgatctcatgaccccagaaaAGACCATTTCTTTCACTGGCTGTATCTCACAAATCCATTTCCTCCATTTCCTGGGTAGCACAGAAGTTATGCTCCTTACAGCAATGTCATATGACAGATATGTGGCTATAGGCAATCCATTGCGTTATTCCAACATTATGAATACTAGAGTTTGCCGATATTTGGCATTAAGTTCATGGATGACTGGTTTTTTCCACTCTCTGTTACAAACAGTGATGACTGCAAAGCTTCCGTTTTGTGGGCCAAACTTAGTGAAGCATTTTTTCTGTGATATTAAGCCAGTGCTACAGTTGGCttgtactgacacttctctaaatTTGAAACTTCTTACAAGATTCGCTGGAACAATAGCCACAACAACTTTATTACTAACTCTTCTTTCTTACATATCAATCAGCAAATATCTCGTAAAGATAAAGACAGCGGAAGGCCGAAAACGTGCATTCTCCACATGTAGTGCTCATCTTACAGTTGTCTTTCTCCTATTTGGAACAGTTATTTTTACCTACTCGAGACCATCCACACAAGATTCTTTAGATGAGGATCGTGCTGCTGCCGTTCTGTTTACTGTCATAACTCCAACATTAAACCCAATTATATATACACTGAGGAACAAAGATATGAAGAAATCAATGAAGAAATTTGTGAAGAATTTACAATTCAGACTTGCATTCAAAAAAATAGCAAGTTGTATAAGTTGA